The Shewanella sp. KX20019 genome window below encodes:
- the ampD gene encoding 1,6-anhydro-N-acetylmuramyl-L-alanine amidase AmpD encodes MPFSLIDGWFTQARFCLSPHFNSRPLNEVSLLVVHNISLPAGHFGLPYIDQLFQGCLDLSADSSFNDLQGLQVSAHFLIRRDGELVQYVSCDDRAWHAGLSQYDGRSGCNDFAVGVELEGTDDIDYTDKQYVCLGQLARKLMESYPSLTPDRMVGHCDIAPGRKTDPGNSFDWQRFKELL; translated from the coding sequence TTGCCGTTTTCTCTTATTGATGGTTGGTTTACCCAGGCGCGCTTTTGTTTATCGCCTCATTTTAACTCACGACCGCTAAACGAGGTCAGCTTATTAGTGGTACACAATATAAGCTTGCCAGCCGGACATTTTGGTTTGCCCTATATCGACCAGCTTTTTCAGGGCTGTTTGGATCTGAGTGCTGATAGTAGCTTTAATGATTTGCAGGGGCTGCAAGTGTCGGCGCATTTTTTGATTCGACGTGACGGTGAGCTGGTGCAATATGTGTCCTGTGATGACAGGGCTTGGCACGCGGGATTGTCCCAGTATGACGGGCGGTCTGGCTGCAATGATTTTGCTGTAGGGGTCGAACTCGAAGGCACTGATGATATCGACTATACCGACAAGCAGTATGTATGTTTGGGGCAGTTAGCTCGCAAACTCATGGAGTCTTACCCAAGTTTAACGCCGGACAGAATGGTAGGTCACTGTGACATCGCACCAGGGCGAAAAACCGACCCCGGTAACAGTTTTGATTGGCAACGCTTTAAAGAGTTGCTATAG
- the ampE gene encoding beta-lactamase regulator AmpE produces MALFSLLIAIFVERMRLLPDAWQFDVILSKYHQALFGDKQVRSTLMMALALLLPALSINIISWFISGMFWGAISLVLWVGVAVLCFSHNQQRQAFKRYIQAACRGDTQACFNYAAELDSSRCLESVCEQDLGERVGQSVAWINYRYYGAIALYLILLGPVGSVLYCTVRFYSEQKRNRQLDLPLVDPLLFVLDWIPSRIFAFGYVLSGHFRQSISAWISLAFNPKADARDIITKVAIEAETLPESSSAPICVQSTIALLQLSKRNFILLITVLSLMTIFGVVS; encoded by the coding sequence ATGGCTTTATTTTCATTACTAATCGCAATTTTTGTAGAACGCATGCGTTTACTGCCAGACGCTTGGCAATTTGATGTGATCTTATCGAAATACCATCAAGCACTGTTTGGCGATAAACAAGTTCGTTCCACCTTAATGATGGCGTTGGCGCTGCTGTTACCGGCACTATCAATTAATATTATCTCTTGGTTTATATCCGGCATGTTCTGGGGGGCTATTAGCTTAGTACTTTGGGTTGGGGTTGCGGTGCTATGCTTTAGCCATAATCAACAGAGACAAGCATTTAAGCGTTACATTCAAGCGGCTTGCCGTGGCGATACTCAGGCGTGTTTTAACTATGCGGCAGAGCTCGATTCGAGCCGATGCCTTGAATCTGTCTGTGAACAAGATCTTGGCGAGCGAGTGGGCCAGAGTGTGGCTTGGATAAACTATCGCTATTACGGCGCGATTGCGTTGTATTTAATCTTGCTAGGTCCGGTCGGTTCAGTGCTGTACTGCACCGTGCGCTTTTATAGTGAACAGAAGCGTAATCGTCAGCTTGATTTACCCTTGGTGGATCCTCTGTTATTTGTGCTTGATTGGATCCCTAGCCGAATTTTCGCATTTGGTTATGTGCTCAGCGGTCACTTTAGACAATCGATCTCAGCTTGGATCAGCCTAGCCTTTAACCCTAAAGCTGATGCCAGAGACATTATTACCAAGGTGGCAATCGAAGCGGAAACACTGCCTGAATCATCTTCGGCACCTATTTGTGTACAATCGACAATTGCACTGTTACAGCTCAGTAAGCGTAATTTTATTCTACTTATTACCGTATTATCGCTGATGACCATTTTTGGCGTCGTGAGTTAG
- the pdhR gene encoding pyruvate dehydrogenase complex transcriptional repressor PdhR yields the protein MAYSKINQPKISDVIMGQLEQMILEGSIQPGQKLPPERELALQFEVSRPSLREAIQKLEAKGLLMRRQGGGTYVKEQLWQSLADPIVELMHSDSESQYDLLEFRHATEGMMAYFAALRGNDADMQNIKRTILEVDAAEEVEEQAKAIVRFYRAIAEASHNVAMLHLVLSLSPVLHKNVAQNLELLSRREEASTMANDHRLALLAAIVRRDPEAAREASNEHLSYIEEVMLSVREEDSRLQRSLRRLKSGN from the coding sequence ATGGCTTATAGCAAAATAAACCAGCCAAAAATATCTGACGTCATCATGGGTCAGTTGGAACAGATGATTCTGGAGGGCAGTATTCAGCCTGGCCAGAAGCTTCCACCTGAGCGTGAATTGGCGCTGCAGTTTGAAGTGTCACGTCCATCACTGCGTGAGGCTATTCAAAAGCTAGAAGCAAAAGGCTTGTTGATGCGCCGCCAAGGTGGCGGTACCTATGTAAAAGAGCAGTTATGGCAAAGTCTTGCCGATCCCATCGTTGAGTTAATGCATTCTGATTCAGAAAGTCAATACGACTTGCTGGAGTTTCGTCACGCCACTGAAGGCATGATGGCTTATTTTGCAGCACTTCGTGGTAACGACGCTGATATGCAAAATATCAAGCGCACCATATTAGAGGTGGATGCGGCAGAAGAAGTAGAAGAGCAAGCGAAGGCGATTGTACGTTTTTATCGTGCTATCGCCGAAGCATCTCATAACGTGGCCATGTTACACCTAGTACTCAGTTTATCCCCTGTGCTGCATAAAAACGTGGCACAGAACTTAGAGCTTTTAAGCCGACGCGAAGAAGCCTCTACAATGGCGAACGATCACAGACTAGCATTGCTCGCTGCCATCGTACGTCGAGACCCAGAAGCAGCTCGCGAAGCTTCCAATGAACACTTAAGTTACATTGAAGAAGTGATGTTGTCTGTAAGGGAAGAAGATAGCCGGTTGCAGCGTAGTCTGCGCCGCTTAAAAAGTGGTAACTAG
- the aceE gene encoding pyruvate dehydrogenase (acetyl-transferring), homodimeric type, with the protein MSEHMLHDLDPLETQEWVDSLQAVLEQEGPERAHYLLEKLIDKARRNGTHLPYKATTAYLNTIPSGQEPHMPGNQEMERRIRAIVRWNALAMVLRGSKKDLELGGHISSFASSATIYDVCFNHFFRGPNEKDGGDLVYFQGHIAPGIYSRSFLEGRITEDQMNNFRQEVDGKGLPSYPHPKLMPDYWQFPTVSMGLGPIQAIYQARFLKYLTDRGIKDCSEQTVYCFLGDGECDEPETLGAIGLAAREELDNLCFIVNCNLQRLDGPVRGNGKIIQELEGEFRGAGWEAVKVIWGRYWDPLLARDTSGKLLQLMEETVDGEYQNCKAKGGAYTREHFFGKYPETAEMVANMSDDDIWRLNRGGHDPVKIFAALQHAKDTKGRPTVILAKTVKGYGMGDAGEGKNIAHNVKKMGVESLKYFRDRFNIPISDDQLEDIPFYHPGADSEEVQYLKARRAELHGAMPARREKFSQDLEVPSLKIFDSVLKGSNGRQISSTMSFVRILTALLKDKKIGKQIVPIIPDEARTFGMEGLFRQVGIYAHEGQKYEPQDSDQVAYYREDKKGQVLQEGINELGAMSSWVAAATSYSVNDTPMIPFYIYYSMFGFQRIGDMAWAAGDMRARGFMVGGTSGRTTLNGEGLQHQDGHSHVLANTIPNCISYDPTYGYEIAVVVQDGIRRMYGEQEDVFYYLTTMNENYEQPAMPEGSEEGIVKGIYKLETLQGSGKGSVQLMGSGTILEQVRKAAIALSKDFGITTDVFSVTSFNELTRDGQAAERYNMLHPTETPKVPYISEVLSKDAPAIVATDYMKIYGEQLRAYIPTDYKVLGTDGFGRSDSRENLRHHFEVDAKFIVIASLKALVDRNELPVDVLTKAIKDYGINVDKINPQYA; encoded by the coding sequence ATGTCTGAACATATGCTACACGATTTAGATCCACTAGAAACTCAAGAATGGGTAGATTCACTGCAAGCGGTATTAGAGCAAGAAGGCCCTGAACGCGCGCACTACTTGTTAGAGAAGTTGATTGATAAGGCTCGTCGTAATGGTACTCATCTACCTTATAAAGCGACTACAGCATACTTGAATACAATCCCTTCAGGTCAAGAGCCTCATATGCCTGGCAACCAAGAGATGGAACGCCGTATTCGCGCGATCGTCCGTTGGAATGCCTTGGCTATGGTGCTACGTGGTTCTAAGAAAGATCTAGAGCTAGGTGGTCACATCTCAAGCTTTGCTTCTAGTGCCACCATTTATGACGTTTGTTTTAACCACTTCTTCCGCGGTCCGAATGAGAAAGACGGCGGTGATTTGGTTTACTTCCAAGGCCATATCGCACCAGGTATCTATTCTCGCTCTTTCCTTGAGGGGCGAATCACTGAAGATCAGATGAATAACTTCCGTCAAGAAGTTGATGGGAAGGGTCTACCTTCATACCCACACCCTAAGTTGATGCCTGACTACTGGCAGTTCCCGACGGTTTCTATGGGTCTTGGTCCTATCCAGGCGATCTATCAAGCACGTTTCCTTAAGTATCTTACCGACCGTGGTATTAAAGATTGCTCTGAGCAAACTGTTTACTGTTTCTTAGGTGATGGTGAGTGTGATGAGCCGGAAACACTAGGTGCTATTGGCCTTGCTGCTCGTGAAGAGCTAGATAACTTATGCTTTATCGTTAACTGTAACCTACAGCGCCTCGATGGACCTGTACGTGGTAATGGTAAGATCATTCAAGAGCTTGAAGGCGAATTCCGCGGCGCAGGCTGGGAAGCGGTTAAAGTAATTTGGGGTCGTTATTGGGATCCACTACTTGCTCGTGATACTAGCGGCAAGTTACTGCAGTTGATGGAAGAGACCGTTGATGGTGAATACCAGAACTGTAAAGCTAAAGGTGGTGCTTACACTCGTGAACACTTCTTTGGTAAGTACCCTGAAACTGCCGAAATGGTCGCTAACATGTCAGATGATGACATCTGGCGTCTAAATCGCGGTGGCCATGATCCAGTTAAGATATTTGCTGCACTTCAGCACGCTAAAGACACCAAAGGTCGTCCAACAGTTATTCTAGCTAAAACCGTTAAAGGTTACGGCATGGGTGATGCGGGTGAAGGTAAGAACATCGCCCACAACGTGAAGAAGATGGGTGTTGAGTCACTTAAATACTTCCGCGATCGTTTCAATATCCCAATCAGTGATGATCAGCTAGAAGATATTCCTTTCTATCATCCAGGTGCTGATTCAGAAGAAGTTCAGTATCTAAAAGCGCGCCGCGCAGAGCTACACGGTGCGATGCCTGCACGTCGTGAGAAGTTCTCGCAAGATCTTGAAGTGCCGTCATTGAAGATTTTTGATTCAGTGCTCAAAGGCTCGAATGGTCGTCAGATCTCAAGCACCATGTCATTTGTGCGTATTCTGACCGCTCTGCTTAAAGATAAGAAGATTGGTAAGCAGATCGTACCGATTATCCCAGATGAAGCACGTACCTTTGGTATGGAAGGTCTATTCCGTCAGGTTGGTATTTACGCTCACGAAGGGCAAAAGTATGAGCCACAAGATTCAGACCAAGTGGCTTACTATCGTGAAGATAAGAAGGGCCAGGTACTGCAAGAGGGGATTAACGAGCTAGGTGCTATGTCATCTTGGGTCGCAGCGGCAACCAGTTACTCTGTTAACGATACGCCAATGATCCCCTTCTATATCTACTACTCAATGTTTGGTTTCCAACGTATTGGTGACATGGCTTGGGCTGCAGGTGATATGCGTGCACGTGGCTTTATGGTCGGTGGTACATCGGGTCGTACAACGCTTAACGGCGAAGGTCTACAGCATCAAGATGGTCATAGTCATGTTTTGGCTAACACTATTCCAAACTGTATCTCTTATGATCCAACCTATGGTTATGAAATTGCGGTTGTAGTTCAAGATGGTATTCGCCGTATGTATGGTGAGCAGGAAGATGTTTTCTACTACCTAACAACGATGAACGAGAACTACGAACAGCCAGCTATGCCAGAAGGTAGCGAGGAAGGTATCGTTAAAGGTATCTACAAGCTTGAAACACTACAAGGTAGCGGTAAAGGCTCAGTACAGTTAATGGGTAGTGGTACCATTCTAGAGCAAGTTCGTAAAGCGGCTATCGCACTGTCTAAAGACTTCGGTATTACTACTGATGTATTCAGCGTGACTAGCTTCAATGAGCTAACTCGTGATGGCCAAGCAGCTGAGCGTTACAACATGCTGCACCCAACAGAGACACCAAAAGTACCATACATCAGCGAAGTGTTATCAAAAGATGCACCTGCGATTGTGGCTACTGACTACATGAAGATTTACGGTGAGCAGCTACGTGCTTATATCCCAACGGATTACAAAGTGTTGGGCACAGATGGTTTCGGTCGCAGTGATAGCCGCGAGAACTTACGCCATCACTTTGAAGTTGACGCTAAGTTTATCGTTATCGCTTCACTCAAAGCCCTTGTTGACCGTAACGAACTACCTGTCGATGTGCTCACTAAAGCCATCAAAGACTATGGTATCAACGTTGACAAGATCAACCCACAGTACGCGTAA
- the aceF gene encoding dihydrolipoyllysine-residue acetyltransferase → MAELKEVLVPDIGGDEVQVIEICVAVGDTLAAEESIITVESDKATMDIPAPFAGVLSELKVAVGDTVSEGKLIAMMSAAATSAPAVEAPVAAAPVAAPTPAPAAVEAPVAAAAPAGATQVIEVTVPDIGDASDVEVIEVLVAVGDKIDVDTGLITLETDKATMEVPAPSAGIVKELKVTLGDKVSMGSLVLMLEVGSASPAASVPAVEAPVAAPAPAASAPTPAQAASKPPVPHHPSAGNQPKTGGVHASPAVRRLAREFGADLTQVSGSGRKGRILKEDVQAFIKYELSRPKASAATAVAGGAGGLNVIAAPKVDFAKFGEVEEVPLSRIQKISGPNLHRNWVTIPHVTQFDEADITEMEAFRKDQNAVAAKKKADYKITPLVFMMKAVAKALAEFPVFNSSLSADGESLIKKKYFHIGVAVDTPNGLMVPVVRDVDKKGIVELSRELMDISLRARDGKLKSADMQGSCFTISSLGGIGGTAFTPIVNYPDVAILGVSKSEIKPKWNGKEFEPKLMLPLSLSYDHRVIDGAMAARFSVTLSTILSDIRTLIL, encoded by the coding sequence ATGGCTGAATTAAAAGAAGTTTTGGTTCCTGATATCGGTGGTGATGAAGTTCAGGTTATCGAAATCTGTGTTGCTGTAGGCGATACGCTGGCAGCAGAAGAGTCAATCATCACGGTTGAAAGCGATAAAGCAACCATGGATATTCCAGCACCTTTCGCTGGCGTGTTAAGCGAGCTTAAAGTGGCTGTAGGCGATACCGTATCAGAAGGTAAGTTGATTGCGATGATGTCTGCCGCAGCAACATCTGCTCCTGCAGTTGAAGCACCGGTTGCTGCTGCGCCAGTTGCCGCACCGACTCCAGCACCCGCTGCAGTTGAAGCTCCTGTTGCCGCTGCAGCGCCTGCTGGCGCAACACAGGTGATAGAGGTAACGGTTCCTGATATTGGTGATGCAAGTGATGTTGAAGTTATCGAAGTCTTAGTGGCTGTTGGTGACAAGATTGATGTTGATACTGGACTCATTACCTTAGAGACGGATAAAGCGACCATGGAGGTGCCTGCACCTTCAGCGGGTATCGTTAAAGAGCTTAAAGTGACCTTGGGTGACAAGGTCTCGATGGGTTCATTAGTGTTGATGCTAGAAGTCGGCAGTGCCTCTCCAGCAGCATCAGTGCCAGCAGTCGAGGCTCCCGTTGCCGCGCCAGCTCCAGCAGCAAGTGCCCCAACTCCTGCTCAGGCAGCAAGCAAGCCGCCTGTTCCGCATCATCCAAGCGCGGGCAATCAGCCTAAGACGGGTGGGGTACATGCCTCTCCTGCTGTTCGCCGTTTAGCACGTGAATTTGGTGCAGATTTGACTCAGGTTAGCGGTTCTGGTCGCAAAGGTCGTATTCTGAAAGAGGACGTTCAAGCGTTCATCAAGTATGAGCTAAGTCGTCCTAAAGCATCGGCAGCAACTGCCGTTGCTGGTGGCGCAGGCGGATTAAACGTGATTGCAGCACCTAAAGTTGATTTCGCTAAGTTTGGCGAAGTTGAAGAGGTGCCGTTAAGTCGCATTCAGAAAATTTCTGGCCCTAATTTGCATCGCAACTGGGTGACCATTCCACATGTGACCCAGTTTGATGAAGCCGATATCACTGAAATGGAAGCATTCCGCAAAGATCAAAACGCGGTTGCTGCGAAGAAGAAAGCGGATTATAAAATCACGCCTTTAGTCTTTATGATGAAAGCGGTTGCTAAGGCGTTAGCTGAATTCCCTGTGTTTAACTCAAGTTTAAGCGCCGATGGCGAGTCACTGATCAAGAAGAAGTACTTCCATATCGGTGTAGCCGTTGACACGCCAAATGGCCTTATGGTGCCAGTGGTTCGTGATGTCGATAAGAAAGGCATTGTTGAACTATCACGTGAGTTAATGGATATCTCTCTGCGTGCTCGTGATGGCAAGCTTAAGTCAGCCGATATGCAAGGCAGCTGTTTTACGATCTCAAGTCTTGGTGGTATTGGTGGTACGGCATTTACGCCTATCGTTAACTATCCTGACGTGGCTATTTTAGGTGTGTCCAAATCTGAAATTAAGCCGAAGTGGAATGGTAAAGAGTTCGAGCCTAAGTTGATGTTGCCACTGTCATTATCTTACGATCATCGTGTTATCGATGGTGCGATGGCTGCGCGATTTAGTGTCACGCTTTCAACCATCCTCAGTGATATTCGCACGCTTATTTTGTAA
- the lpdA gene encoding dihydrolipoyl dehydrogenase encodes MSNEIKTQVVVLGAGPAGYSAAFRAADLGLDTVIVERFSTLGGVCLNVGCIPSKALLHVSKVIEEAKAVADHGVVFGEPKIDLEKLRGFKEKVIGQLTGGLGGMSKMRKVDVVNGLGKFTSPNTMEVTAEDGSVKVVNFDNAIIAAGSRPIKLPFIPHEDPRIWDSTDALELKEVPGKLLVMGGGIIGLEMGTVYSSLGSEIDVVEMFDQVIPAADKDVVRVFTKQIKKKFNLILQTKVTAVEAKDDGIYVTMEGKKAPAEPVRYDAVLVAIGRSPNGKGLDAEKAGVNVDERGFINVDKQMRTNVANIFAIGDIVGQPMLAHKGVHEGHVAAEVISGLKHFFDPKVIPSIAYTDPEVAWVGLTEKEAKEQGVAYETATFPWAASGRAIASDASEGMTKLIFDKETHRVIGGAIVGVNGGELLGEIGLAIEMGCDAEDLALTIHAHPTLHESVGLAAEMYEGSITDLPNPKAKKKK; translated from the coding sequence ATGAGTAACGAAATCAAAACTCAGGTAGTTGTACTAGGCGCAGGCCCTGCAGGCTATTCAGCAGCATTCCGTGCAGCTGATTTAGGTCTAGATACTGTCATCGTTGAACGCTTCAGCACATTGGGCGGCGTTTGCTTAAATGTCGGTTGTATCCCATCTAAAGCACTGCTTCATGTTTCTAAAGTGATTGAAGAAGCAAAAGCTGTTGCCGATCACGGTGTTGTTTTTGGTGAGCCAAAGATTGATCTTGAAAAGCTTCGTGGCTTTAAAGAAAAAGTGATTGGTCAGCTTACAGGCGGATTAGGCGGAATGTCTAAAATGCGCAAAGTAGACGTTGTTAATGGTTTAGGTAAGTTCACTAGCCCAAATACAATGGAAGTGACGGCGGAAGATGGCAGCGTTAAAGTGGTTAACTTTGACAATGCGATTATTGCAGCGGGCTCACGTCCTATCAAGTTGCCTTTCATTCCCCATGAAGATCCACGTATCTGGGATTCGACTGACGCGCTTGAGCTTAAAGAAGTCCCTGGTAAGTTGCTTGTTATGGGCGGCGGCATTATCGGTCTTGAAATGGGTACCGTTTACTCATCTCTTGGTAGCGAAATCGATGTGGTTGAGATGTTTGACCAAGTCATTCCTGCTGCAGATAAAGATGTTGTTCGCGTATTCACTAAGCAGATTAAGAAGAAGTTTAACTTAATCTTGCAAACTAAAGTGACCGCTGTTGAAGCGAAAGATGATGGCATCTACGTTACAATGGAAGGTAAGAAAGCACCGGCTGAACCTGTTCGTTATGATGCAGTTCTTGTGGCGATTGGCCGTTCACCAAATGGTAAAGGCTTAGACGCAGAGAAAGCTGGCGTCAATGTTGATGAGCGTGGTTTCATTAACGTTGATAAGCAGATGCGTACCAACGTAGCTAACATCTTCGCAATCGGTGATATCGTTGGCCAACCAATGCTGGCACACAAAGGTGTGCATGAAGGTCATGTTGCTGCTGAAGTTATTTCGGGTCTTAAGCACTTCTTCGATCCTAAAGTTATTCCATCAATCGCCTACACTGACCCAGAAGTCGCGTGGGTTGGCCTTACTGAGAAAGAAGCAAAAGAGCAGGGTGTTGCTTACGAGACTGCGACTTTCCCTTGGGCTGCAAGTGGTCGTGCAATCGCATCTGATGCGAGCGAAGGTATGACTAAGCTTATCTTCGATAAAGAGACTCATCGTGTTATCGGTGGTGCTATTGTTGGTGTTAACGGTGGCGAATTACTCGGTGAAATTGGCCTCGCAATCGAAATGGGTTGTGATGCTGAAGACTTAGCATTAACCATTCATGCGCACCCAACTTTACACGAATCAGTAGGGCTTGCTGCAGAGATGTATGAAGGTTCAATTACTGACTTGCCTAACCCTAAGGCAAAAAAGAAAAAGTAA